The following coding sequences lie in one Halorarum halophilum genomic window:
- a CDS encoding DUF7344 domain-containing protein, whose product MSEAPPEVPCESSTNQGCLERSRSDAELLAAAAVPRRRAVLATLRDHGEFAMSDLATHVVAREEGVATDEVTDARRNRALTGLHHQHVPALADTGLVVYQHDEEEPRVGPAVWLADDPTFDAIESAFATGRTDEVVDTLLADSARELVVSILREHEGAFALDDLASAVAAVGRTAGSPPPERAVTSAVASLHHVHLPKLDDVGIVEYDAAERTVEFESVPEIYDLVVEGTSNVAVSDPSE is encoded by the coding sequence GAGCGAAGCCCCCCCGGAGGTGCCCTGTGAATCGTCGACGAACCAGGGATGCCTAGAACGCTCACGCTCGGACGCCGAACTCCTCGCGGCCGCGGCGGTCCCCCGTCGTCGGGCGGTCCTGGCGACGCTCCGCGACCACGGAGAGTTCGCCATGAGCGACCTGGCGACCCACGTGGTCGCGCGCGAGGAGGGAGTCGCGACGGACGAGGTGACGGACGCACGGCGCAACCGGGCGCTCACGGGACTTCACCACCAGCACGTGCCGGCGCTCGCCGACACCGGCCTCGTCGTGTACCAGCACGACGAGGAGGAGCCCCGCGTCGGACCCGCGGTCTGGCTCGCGGACGACCCCACCTTCGACGCCATCGAATCGGCGTTCGCGACGGGACGGACGGACGAGGTCGTCGACACGCTCCTGGCGGACTCCGCCCGGGAACTCGTCGTCTCGATCCTCCGGGAGCACGAGGGGGCGTTCGCGCTCGACGACCTCGCGTCGGCGGTCGCGGCCGTCGGGCGAACGGCCGGCTCCCCGCCCCCGGAGCGGGCGGTCACGTCCGCGGTCGCCTCGCTCCACCACGTCCACCTGCCGAAGCTCGACGACGTCGGCATCGTCGAGTACGACGCCGCGGAGCGAACCGTCGAGTTCGAGTCGGTCCCCGAGATCTACGACCTCGTCGTCGAGGGGACGAGCAACGTCGCCGTGTCGGACCCGAGCGAGTAA
- a CDS encoding GNAT family N-acetyltransferase: protein MTASVEERNDYDVRSYRPDDRDGFLSLYERVWGRTKGADWFEWRFEENPYATDVEMVVAERDGDLVGAEPLLPLPLQFGDRDLFAYQPVDWIVDPDHRRRGLFTRMTERLIDRYSARADLLFNFPSEMLLPGLRKFDWRVVGPFPQAYRMQNPSAVVTQKKETSDLPGSTVVAGVTEPLLHGWLRVRDRLRGSVDDFTVERHESVPVAELATLTADARPDRISVPRDRAFYEWRFDNPRWETTTYLARRDGDPVAAVVAATEHLDGYTCTQLLDVQPMREGERESDAIAALLADLVRDYRDVDLLKASSSVHEEVLRARGFLRDDAFPLSRVATRTTQVVRPLAADGDPKWHVDGRDLTDPDAWRLALADLDVE from the coding sequence ATGACCGCCTCCGTCGAGGAACGGAACGATTACGACGTCCGATCCTACCGCCCGGACGACAGGGATGGGTTCCTCTCGCTGTACGAGCGCGTGTGGGGGCGAACGAAGGGGGCGGACTGGTTCGAGTGGCGGTTCGAGGAGAACCCGTACGCGACGGACGTCGAGATGGTCGTCGCGGAGCGGGACGGCGACCTCGTCGGCGCCGAACCGCTGCTCCCGCTCCCGCTTCAGTTCGGGGACCGCGACCTGTTCGCCTACCAGCCGGTCGACTGGATCGTCGACCCCGACCACCGGCGTCGAGGGTTGTTCACGCGGATGACCGAGCGGCTCATCGACCGCTACTCGGCGCGGGCGGACCTGCTGTTCAACTTCCCGAGCGAGATGCTCCTCCCGGGGCTCCGGAAGTTCGACTGGCGGGTGGTCGGCCCCTTCCCGCAGGCGTACCGGATGCAGAACCCGAGCGCAGTGGTGACCCAGAAGAAGGAGACGAGCGACCTCCCCGGAAGCACCGTCGTGGCGGGAGTGACCGAGCCGTTGCTCCACGGCTGGCTCCGCGTCCGCGACCGGCTCAGGGGGAGCGTCGACGACTTCACGGTCGAGCGACACGAGTCGGTTCCGGTCGCGGAACTCGCGACCCTCACGGCGGACGCCCGACCGGACCGGATCTCCGTCCCCCGCGACCGGGCGTTCTACGAGTGGCGCTTCGACAACCCGCGCTGGGAGACGACGACGTACCTCGCGCGTCGGGACGGCGACCCGGTCGCCGCCGTCGTCGCCGCCACGGAGCACCTCGACGGGTACACGTGCACGCAACTACTCGACGTCCAGCCGATGCGGGAGGGGGAAAGGGAGTCGGACGCGATCGCTGCGCTGCTCGCGGACCTCGTGCGGGACTACCGGGACGTCGACCTCCTGAAAGCTTCGTCGTCAGTCCACGAGGAGGTGCTTCGCGCTCGGGGGTTCCTGCGCGACGACGCGTTCCCCCTCTCGCGGGTAGCGACCCGGACGACGCAGGTCGTTCGGCCGCTCGCGGCCGACGGCGACCCGAAGTGGCACGTCGACGGCCGCGACCTCACTGACCCCGACGCCTGGCGGCTCGCGCTCGCCGACCTGGACGTCGAGTGA
- a CDS encoding SDR family oxidoreductase, with the protein MDFDIGGNAALVTASSSGLGKASALALAREGANVVMNGRDEERLEAAVEDVAAEATDGATVVGQPADLTDEAEVAALVERTVDEFGGLDHLVTSAGGPPAGPFLETTDEDWYEAYDLLVMSVVRLVREAADPLRADGGGTIVNITSRSVKEAIDNLVLSNSVRMSVVGLEKTLSTELAPEVRSNAVLPGSHETSRIENLMEDAVERGDYDSYDEALAARGEEVPLGRIGDPIELGNVVAFLSSPKSGFVNGVAIPIDGGSGASNL; encoded by the coding sequence ATGGACTTCGATATCGGCGGGAACGCGGCGCTCGTGACGGCATCGAGCAGCGGGCTCGGGAAGGCGAGCGCACTGGCGCTGGCACGCGAGGGTGCGAACGTCGTGATGAACGGCCGGGACGAGGAGCGCCTGGAGGCGGCCGTCGAGGACGTCGCCGCGGAGGCGACGGACGGCGCGACGGTCGTCGGGCAACCTGCCGACCTCACGGACGAGGCGGAGGTCGCGGCGCTGGTCGAACGGACCGTCGACGAGTTCGGCGGGCTCGACCACCTCGTGACGAGCGCGGGCGGGCCGCCCGCCGGCCCGTTCCTCGAGACGACCGACGAGGACTGGTACGAGGCGTACGACCTGCTCGTGATGAGCGTCGTCAGGCTCGTGCGCGAGGCGGCTGACCCGCTGCGCGCGGACGGCGGCGGCACCATCGTGAACATCACCTCCCGGAGCGTGAAGGAGGCCATCGACAACCTCGTGCTCTCGAACTCCGTCCGGATGAGCGTCGTCGGACTCGAGAAGACGCTCTCGACGGAACTCGCCCCCGAGGTCCGGTCGAACGCGGTGCTCCCCGGCTCGCACGAGACCTCGCGCATCGAGAACCTGATGGAGGACGCCGTCGAGCGCGGCGACTACGACTCCTACGATGAGGCGCTGGCGGCCCGCGGCGAGGAGGTCCCGCTCGGGCGCATCGGCGACCCGATCGAACTGGGCAACGTCGTGGCGTTCCTCTCCTCGCCGAAGTCCGGGTTCGTCAACGGCGTCGCCATCCCCATCGACGGCGGCTCGGGCGCGTCGAATCTCTAA
- a CDS encoding cupin domain-containing protein, with protein sequence MKPVDFDEAETYEPDEGWQRRALAGSDQFSFEWFEKPPGHSSPMHDHGNEQVCMVLRGELTIHTEDDSVTLGQYDSVLLESSEPHRVENTGDELAVGLDVFAPGRSFDFWTDREDDAGDEEEAGEADDGEREAGE encoded by the coding sequence ATGAAGCCGGTCGACTTCGACGAGGCCGAGACGTACGAACCCGACGAGGGCTGGCAGCGGCGCGCGCTCGCCGGCAGCGACCAGTTCAGCTTCGAGTGGTTCGAGAAGCCGCCGGGCCACTCCTCGCCGATGCACGATCACGGGAACGAACAGGTGTGCATGGTCCTGCGGGGGGAACTCACCATCCACACCGAGGACGACTCGGTGACGCTCGGGCAGTACGACTCGGTGCTGCTGGAGTCGTCGGAGCCCCACCGCGTCGAGAACACGGGCGACGAACTGGCCGTCGGCCTGGACGTGTTCGCGCCGGGGCGCTCGTTCGACTTCTGGACCGACCGCGAGGACGACGCGGGGGACGAGGAGGAGGCCGGGGAAGCAGACGACGGCGAGCGGGAGGCGGGCGAGTAG
- a CDS encoding fumarylacetoacetate hydrolase family protein, which produces MQYLARSADGRPLVGDEEGFVPLQAAYPDASSVRDVLPRAPGGLRDLDDVPAGRMPRENLSFGPFVGEPGKLFGIGLNYADHAADLSEDPPEEPASFFKPSSAVTGPGGPIRLPPESQSERVTAEAELAVVIGRTCRNVSVDEADEVIAGFAPIIDMTAEDVLERNPRFLTRAKSYDTFLVLGPHLAVPGPGMDLEDVEVRTVVDDAVESRNVVANMHFSPRELVAFHSNVMTLEPGDVVSTGTPGAHPIDPGDRVRAEVDEVGTVAADVVR; this is translated from the coding sequence ATGCAGTACCTCGCCCGGAGCGCCGACGGTCGGCCGCTCGTCGGCGACGAGGAGGGGTTCGTCCCGCTCCAGGCCGCCTACCCGGACGCGTCGAGCGTCCGCGACGTCCTCCCGCGGGCACCGGGCGGCCTGCGCGACCTCGACGACGTCCCTGCCGGGCGGATGCCCCGCGAGAACCTGTCGTTCGGCCCGTTCGTCGGGGAGCCGGGGAAGCTGTTCGGCATCGGGCTCAACTACGCCGACCACGCCGCGGACCTCTCAGAGGACCCGCCGGAAGAGCCGGCGAGCTTCTTCAAGCCGAGCAGCGCGGTGACCGGCCCGGGCGGTCCGATCCGCCTGCCGCCCGAGTCGCAGTCGGAGCGCGTCACCGCCGAGGCCGAACTCGCGGTCGTCATCGGCCGGACGTGCCGGAACGTGAGCGTCGACGAGGCCGACGAGGTGATCGCGGGGTTCGCGCCGATCATCGACATGACCGCCGAGGACGTGCTCGAACGGAACCCGCGGTTCCTCACGCGGGCGAAGAGCTACGACACGTTCCTCGTGCTCGGCCCGCACCTCGCAGTTCCCGGCCCCGGGATGGACCTCGAGGACGTGGAGGTACGGACGGTCGTCGACGACGCCGTCGAGTCGCGCAACGTCGTCGCGAACATGCACTTCTCGCCGCGCGAGCTCGTGGCGTTCCACTCGAACGTGATGACGCTCGAACCCGGCGACGTCGTCTCCACGGGCACGCCGGGTGCCCACCCCATCGACCCCGGTGACCGAGTCCGCGCCGAGGTGGACGAGGTCGGGACGGTGGCTGCGGACGTCGTTCGGTAG
- a CDS encoding ABC transporter substrate-binding protein, translated as MSDHGTNRRAFLVTAGATGLAATAGCMGFGGDGGGGGGGGSEDFLSTAEGLGLANNWQQRRIGAADSWPIEARRQVPDRQSATTWTDSEAFQSAVENDVWTPPEGWQDTAAGDVDTLQILNHGAANMEFDPATLAAHEMFTEKTGIELDVIEIGVDQANTREQQFLSSEEPSPHAFNVDGILVPVFVEQGYLEATDVLYPEGGYEPYIPALQSLVQWDLDPQYEGTHTFGYPNIGEASMGHLRTDLVEEQGIDPSRFQGEWSWDLLEELGEAFKGTDLNAFAYYAGTSTYLAYSFRELLFQQGGRMVQDDGTVVMNSPEAVRVIQKMKEWRDAGYVPSDVISYGEGDIVDLMASGQLAYTTAFSDFIPRLLQEYEAGSQYQVVVPPAANAGPSPTQAGLVAPNTTSINRFSDTGHKLASMLYGDLKLSYFTQWLEFTYEGNISYMDQVYTDSAENDFVTFGEVMGNAIENGVLELFPQMASVFQQMLSPAQRAIQGEMSPQEAMDQVQSFVDSEVNN; from the coding sequence ATGTCAGACCACGGCACGAACCGGCGGGCGTTTCTGGTGACGGCAGGCGCGACGGGGCTGGCCGCGACGGCCGGCTGCATGGGATTCGGCGGAGACGGTGGCGGTGGTGGCGGCGGTGGTAGCGAGGACTTCCTCTCGACCGCGGAGGGGCTGGGGCTCGCGAACAACTGGCAGCAGCGCCGTATCGGCGCCGCGGACAGCTGGCCCATCGAAGCGCGCCGGCAGGTTCCCGACCGCCAGAGCGCCACGACCTGGACGGACAGCGAGGCGTTCCAGAGCGCCGTCGAGAACGACGTGTGGACGCCGCCGGAGGGGTGGCAGGACACCGCCGCCGGCGACGTGGACACGCTCCAGATCCTCAACCACGGCGCGGCGAACATGGAGTTCGACCCCGCGACACTGGCCGCCCACGAGATGTTCACCGAGAAAACGGGGATCGAGCTGGACGTCATCGAGATCGGCGTCGACCAGGCGAACACGCGCGAGCAGCAGTTCCTCTCGTCCGAGGAGCCGAGCCCGCACGCGTTCAACGTCGACGGGATCCTCGTTCCGGTGTTCGTCGAGCAGGGCTACCTCGAGGCCACGGACGTCCTCTACCCGGAGGGTGGGTACGAACCGTACATCCCGGCGCTCCAGAGCCTCGTCCAGTGGGACCTGGACCCCCAGTACGAGGGGACCCACACCTTCGGCTACCCGAACATCGGCGAGGCGAGCATGGGCCACCTCCGGACGGACCTCGTCGAGGAGCAGGGGATCGACCCCTCGCGGTTCCAGGGCGAGTGGTCCTGGGACCTCCTCGAGGAGCTCGGCGAGGCGTTCAAGGGGACCGACCTGAACGCCTTCGCGTACTACGCCGGCACCTCGACGTACCTGGCGTACTCGTTCCGGGAGCTCCTCTTCCAGCAGGGCGGGCGCATGGTCCAGGACGACGGCACGGTCGTGATGAACTCCCCGGAGGCCGTCCGCGTCATCCAGAAGATGAAGGAGTGGCGCGACGCGGGCTACGTCCCCAGCGACGTCATCTCGTACGGCGAGGGGGATATCGTGGATCTGATGGCGTCGGGACAGCTGGCGTACACGACCGCGTTCAGCGACTTCATCCCGCGGCTGCTCCAGGAGTACGAGGCCGGTTCCCAGTACCAGGTCGTCGTCCCGCCGGCTGCCAACGCGGGGCCGTCGCCGACCCAGGCGGGACTCGTCGCGCCGAACACGACGAGCATCAACCGGTTCTCGGACACCGGCCACAAGCTGGCCTCGATGCTGTACGGCGACCTGAAACTGAGCTACTTCACCCAGTGGCTCGAGTTCACCTACGAGGGGAACATCTCGTACATGGACCAGGTCTACACCGACTCGGCGGAGAACGACTTCGTCACGTTCGGGGAGGTTATGGGGAACGCCATCGAGAACGGCGTCCTCGAGCTCTTCCCGCAGATGGCCTCGGTGTTCCAGCAGATGCTCTCGCCGGCCCAGCGGGCGATCCAGGGCGAGATGTCCCCGCAGGAGGCGATGGACCAGGTGCAGAGCTTCGTGGACTCCGAGGTCAACAACTGA
- a CDS encoding carbohydrate ABC transporter permease — MATEEFEGEVGPHGGGLTGTISDWVNDHIRTVLLGPSLVALFLVFIYPAVMLLWLSLQNTRGFGETFEPAYNYGRIFGDPTFWNAVENTLVYSFGSLVVSVGAGLIVALALNKLVNQRLRDAYSTLILISWAVPLSIVGVTWQWMFNGELGVVNKVLIDLGVLDAGYSWLSNSVSAMIVVILADSWSRIPFATIVLLAGLQSIPQDMYDAAKTDGATTWQTFRHVTLPYLRPSFFVAGLITWMFAFRAFAIPFSTTGGGPGGATETLAIYIHRFGIQLLDYGFASAVSVFLVAVTLLVATGYVYFILARMQEIEV; from the coding sequence ATGGCCACTGAGGAGTTCGAGGGCGAGGTCGGCCCCCACGGCGGCGGCCTCACCGGCACGATCTCCGACTGGGTGAACGACCACATCCGGACGGTGCTGCTCGGCCCGTCGCTAGTAGCGCTGTTCCTCGTGTTCATCTACCCGGCGGTGATGCTGCTGTGGCTGTCGCTCCAGAACACGCGCGGCTTCGGCGAGACGTTCGAACCGGCGTACAACTACGGGCGCATCTTCGGCGACCCGACGTTCTGGAACGCGGTCGAGAACACGCTCGTCTACTCGTTCGGCTCGCTCGTCGTCTCGGTGGGCGCCGGGCTGATCGTCGCGCTCGCGCTGAACAAGCTCGTCAACCAGCGGTTGCGGGACGCCTACTCGACGCTCATCCTCATCTCGTGGGCGGTGCCGCTGTCCATCGTCGGCGTCACCTGGCAGTGGATGTTCAACGGCGAGCTGGGGGTCGTCAACAAGGTCCTCATCGACCTCGGGGTACTCGACGCCGGGTACTCCTGGCTGTCGAACTCCGTGTCCGCGATGATCGTCGTCATCCTCGCCGACTCGTGGTCGCGCATCCCGTTCGCGACCATCGTGCTGCTCGCGGGACTCCAGTCCATCCCGCAGGACATGTACGACGCCGCGAAGACCGACGGCGCGACGACGTGGCAGACGTTCCGGCACGTCACGCTACCGTACCTGCGGCCGTCGTTCTTCGTCGCCGGGCTCATCACCTGGATGTTCGCGTTCCGCGCGTTCGCCATCCCGTTCTCGACGACGGGCGGCGGGCCGGGCGGCGCGACCGAGACCCTCGCCATCTACATCCACCGCTTCGGCATCCAGTTGCTCGACTACGGGTTCGCCTCGGCGGTCTCAGTGTTCCTCGTCGCGGTGACGCTGCTCGTCGCCACGGGGTACGTCTACTTCATCCTCGCACGGATGCAGGAGATCGAGGTGTAA
- a CDS encoding carbohydrate ABC transporter permease, with amino-acid sequence MAGADFTVEKYRRRQRMWDAVESRYVVHLVLFAAVFFTISPLVWQLITSFKTSQGVLALTYLPLDPTIAAYERALIDRGFWRAVVNSVIIASVSTAIVMVLGTPAGYVFSRFRFPFDNAVFVFVLFTRLFPPIGLVTPYYRIMTTFGLLNTKTGIVIANVYLWLPLVIYIMRNFFITIPQSLDEAARVDGCTKIQAFWHVVFPVVLPGFAAGTILTFLYSWREFLFAFTVSTDLTSMTIPVATFLFVGDAGIDWAAMAAASIVSVIPSALVVVFFQRYIVVGMTGGMKG; translated from the coding sequence ATGGCGGGGGCAGACTTCACCGTCGAGAAGTACCGGCGTCGACAGCGAATGTGGGACGCCGTCGAGAGCCGGTACGTCGTTCATCTGGTGCTGTTCGCGGCCGTGTTCTTCACCATCTCGCCGCTGGTGTGGCAGCTCATCACGTCGTTCAAGACCTCGCAGGGCGTCCTCGCGCTGACGTACCTGCCGCTGGACCCGACGATCGCAGCCTACGAGCGGGCGCTCATCGATCGGGGGTTCTGGCGCGCGGTCGTGAACAGCGTGATCATCGCCTCCGTGTCGACGGCGATCGTGATGGTGCTCGGGACGCCGGCCGGCTACGTGTTCAGCCGGTTCCGGTTCCCGTTCGACAACGCGGTGTTCGTGTTTGTGCTGTTCACGCGGCTGTTCCCGCCCATCGGGCTGGTGACGCCGTACTACCGGATCATGACGACGTTCGGGCTGTTGAACACGAAGACGGGCATCGTCATCGCGAACGTCTACCTCTGGCTCCCGCTCGTCATCTACATCATGCGGAACTTCTTCATCACCATCCCCCAGTCCCTCGACGAGGCGGCCAGGGTCGACGGCTGCACGAAGATCCAGGCGTTCTGGCACGTCGTGTTCCCCGTCGTCCTGCCCGGCTTCGCCGCGGGGACCATCCTCACCTTCCTCTACTCCTGGCGGGAGTTCCTGTTCGCGTTCACCGTCAGCACCGACCTCACCTCGATGACCATCCCGGTGGCGACGTTCCTGTTCGTCGGGGACGCGGGCATCGACTGGGCGGCGATGGCCGCCGCCTCCATCGTCTCCGTCATCCCGTCGGCGCTGGTGGTGGTCTTCTTCCAGCGGTACATCGTCGTCGGCATGACGGGAGGGATGAAGGGATGA
- a CDS encoding ABC transporter ATP-binding protein, with amino-acid sequence MSDTAGPKADERTTQRTDRDVSVELRDVTKTFTEEDGSTVVAVEDLDLTIYDGEFVVIVGPSGCGKTTTLRMIAGLEEPTGGDIVIEGRDVKGLDPRERDIAMVFQNYALYPHKTVHDNIAFPLQIRKYPDEEVEQRVQEVAESLDIPGLLDRRPSDLSGGQQQRVALGRAIVRDPAVFLFDEPLSNLDAKLRIEMRTELNKLHDRVGKTSVYVTHDQVEAMTLSDRVVVLDDGQLQQFAPPQELYNAPANKFVAGFIGEPPMNFFTARVEERGGEWWVVSDAFDLRLPDEHDAKLREWTGDLGNAEFGVRPEHLFDVAVQGDPGEGATFDVLVKVIEPMGPHMDVTVAPVDRPDDEDAEFTARVSNESDVSIGGRVTLGVELDKAHLFDGRTGENVLR; translated from the coding sequence ATGAGCGACACAGCAGGACCCAAAGCGGACGAGCGGACGACGCAACGGACGGATCGCGACGTCAGCGTCGAACTCAGGGACGTCACCAAGACGTTCACCGAGGAGGACGGTTCGACCGTCGTCGCGGTCGAGGACCTGGACCTGACGATCTACGACGGGGAGTTCGTCGTGATCGTCGGGCCCTCGGGCTGCGGGAAGACGACGACCCTGCGGATGATCGCGGGGCTGGAGGAGCCGACGGGAGGGGACATCGTCATCGAGGGGCGCGACGTGAAGGGGCTCGACCCCCGCGAGCGCGACATCGCAATGGTGTTCCAGAACTACGCGCTGTACCCGCACAAGACGGTCCACGACAACATCGCGTTCCCGCTCCAGATCCGGAAGTACCCGGACGAGGAGGTCGAACAGCGCGTTCAGGAGGTCGCCGAGTCGCTCGACATCCCCGGCCTGCTCGACCGCCGCCCGTCGGATCTCTCGGGCGGGCAACAGCAGCGCGTCGCGCTCGGGCGCGCCATCGTGCGCGACCCCGCCGTGTTCCTGTTCGACGAGCCGCTGTCGAACCTCGACGCGAAGCTCCGCATCGAGATGCGGACCGAACTGAACAAGCTCCACGACCGCGTCGGGAAGACCTCGGTGTACGTCACCCACGACCAGGTCGAGGCGATGACGCTCTCGGACCGCGTCGTCGTGCTCGACGACGGGCAGCTCCAGCAGTTCGCGCCGCCCCAGGAGCTGTACAACGCGCCGGCCAACAAGTTCGTCGCGGGCTTCATCGGCGAGCCGCCGATGAACTTCTTCACCGCCCGCGTCGAGGAGCGCGGCGGGGAGTGGTGGGTCGTCTCCGACGCGTTCGACCTCCGCCTGCCCGACGAGCACGACGCGAAGCTCCGCGAGTGGACCGGCGACCTCGGGAACGCCGAGTTCGGCGTCCGACCCGAACACCTGTTCGACGTCGCGGTCCAGGGCGACCCCGGCGAGGGAGCGACGTTCGACGTGCTGGTGAAGGTGATCGAGCCGATGGGGCCGCACATGGACGTGACGGTCGCGCCGGTCGACCGCCCCGACGACGAGGACGCCGAGTTCACGGCGCGCGTCTCGAACGAGAGCGACGTGTCCATCGGGGGCAGGGTCACCCTCGGCGTCGAACTCGACAAGGCGCACCTGTTCGACGGCCGGACCGGCGAGAACGTCCTCCGGTAG
- a CDS encoding lactate racemase domain-containing protein, translating to MRFPDASVVDAMLHPPALPRFASVRYEPETPELADVEAAARGELAELPLGDLPGGASVAVGLGSRGIHDVVPIARAVIDELERRGFEPFVVPAMGSHGGATAEGQRRTLAGIGLTEEALGCPVDARMDTTTLGESAVGAPVPFSTAALEADGALVINRVKAHTNFTGRFESGLTKMATIGLGKQPGAKAAHEHALVKGYVRVLAAALDVVRAEAPLLGGLAIVENFHDRTARVEGVPASALPDAEEPLLELADEYMPTLPFDELDVLVVDEIGKDVSGAGMDTNVVGRYSVLNADDPEHPAIKRIVVRGLTEATHGNGNGIGLADVTTRAVAEELDLDQVYTNALTSGSLSKAKLPVVLPDDEHAVTAALSTIGTYDPADVRVAWIRDTASLSSFRVSEALARDPPAGVTVEGREELSFADGEPRFEPLG from the coding sequence ATGCGATTCCCGGACGCAAGCGTCGTCGACGCGATGCTCCATCCGCCGGCGCTCCCCCGGTTCGCGTCGGTCCGGTACGAGCCGGAGACGCCGGAACTGGCGGACGTGGAGGCGGCGGCTCGGGGTGAACTCGCCGAACTCCCGCTCGGCGACCTCCCCGGGGGAGCGAGCGTCGCCGTCGGGCTGGGGAGCCGCGGCATCCACGACGTCGTCCCAATCGCGCGGGCGGTGATCGACGAACTGGAACGGCGCGGCTTCGAGCCGTTCGTCGTCCCAGCGATGGGGAGCCACGGGGGCGCGACCGCCGAGGGACAGCGACGGACCCTCGCCGGCATCGGCCTCACCGAGGAGGCGCTCGGCTGCCCCGTCGACGCGCGGATGGACACGACCACCCTCGGCGAGTCGGCCGTCGGCGCCCCGGTCCCGTTCTCGACGGCCGCGCTCGAGGCCGACGGCGCCCTCGTGATCAACCGCGTGAAGGCCCACACCAACTTCACGGGCCGGTTCGAGAGCGGGCTGACGAAGATGGCGACCATCGGGCTGGGCAAACAGCCCGGCGCGAAGGCGGCCCACGAGCACGCGCTCGTGAAGGGATACGTCCGCGTCCTCGCGGCCGCGCTCGACGTGGTTCGCGCGGAGGCGCCGCTGCTCGGGGGCCTCGCCATCGTGGAGAACTTCCACGACCGGACCGCCCGCGTCGAGGGCGTCCCCGCGTCGGCGCTCCCCGACGCGGAGGAGCCGCTGCTGGAACTGGCCGACGAGTACATGCCGACGCTCCCGTTCGACGAACTCGACGTGCTCGTCGTCGACGAGATCGGAAAGGACGTCTCCGGCGCGGGGATGGACACCAACGTCGTCGGCCGGTACAGCGTGCTGAACGCGGACGACCCCGAGCACCCCGCCATCAAGCGCATCGTCGTCCGGGGGCTCACCGAGGCGACCCACGGCAACGGCAACGGCATCGGCCTCGCGGACGTGACGACCCGCGCGGTCGCCGAGGAACTCGACCTCGACCAGGTGTACACGAACGCGCTCACGAGCGGGTCGCTCAGCAAGGCGAAGCTCCCGGTCGTCCTCCCCGACGACGAGCACGCGGTCACGGCGGCGCTCTCCACGATCGGCACCTACGACCCGGCGGACGTCCGCGTCGCCTGGATTCGCGACACGGCGTCGCTGTCGTCGTTCCGCGTCTCCGAGGCGCTCGCGCGCGACCCGCCCGCCGGCGTCACCGTCGAGGGCCGGGAGGAACTCTCGTTCGCGGACGGCGAGCCCCGCTTCGAGCCGCTCGGGTAG